The Gemmatimonadaceae bacterium genome has a segment encoding these proteins:
- the pruA gene encoding L-glutamate gamma-semialdehyde dehydrogenase, producing MAAPVATTKRPPKTDSKRDNRPASRAAAESRQAEETISPPSGPIAGFTGTRRVPMPVNEPVKGYAPGSLEKKALKERLKQMAKERIEIPIIIDGKEIRSGETAQAVMPHNHRHVLADWHKATPKHVSQAVESCRRARLEWSNWAWEDRAAVFLKAAELLATTWRSTLNAATMLGQSKTVFQAEIDAACELIDFWRYNPHYAQELYAEQPLSTPTMWNQLDYRGLEGFVYAVTPFNFTSIGGNLPTAPALMGNTVVWKPASSAMLSAYYIMKLLEAAGLPPGVINFVPGDAAAISDVTLGSRDLAGVHFTGSTAVFNSMWKTIGANMSRYASYPRIVGETGGKDFIVAHPSADPQALAVAIARGGFEYQGQKCSAASRVYVPRSLWKEVRDRTVAMVEEMRMGDVTDFRTFIGAVIDQKAHRKIAEYIADAKKNATVVTGGKTEDKEGYFIQPTLIETEDPGYRLLCEEIFGPVVTAHVYDDARWQETLEIVDRTSPYALTGAVFATDRGAIREAMMALRNAAGNFYVNDKPTGAVVGQQPFGGARGSGTNDKAGSKLNLVRWVSPRAIKETFSPPTEYRYPYMSEE from the coding sequence ATGGCCGCACCTGTCGCAACCACCAAGCGTCCTCCGAAGACAGACAGCAAGCGCGATAACCGGCCGGCCTCGCGCGCTGCTGCCGAGTCCAGGCAGGCGGAAGAAACCATTTCACCGCCGAGTGGACCAATTGCTGGCTTCACGGGCACGCGACGGGTGCCGATGCCGGTGAACGAGCCCGTGAAGGGCTACGCGCCGGGATCGCTCGAGAAGAAGGCGCTGAAGGAGCGCCTGAAGCAAATGGCGAAGGAGCGGATCGAGATTCCGATCATTATCGACGGGAAGGAGATCCGCAGTGGGGAGACGGCGCAGGCGGTGATGCCCCACAATCATCGTCACGTGCTCGCGGACTGGCACAAGGCGACGCCGAAGCATGTTTCACAGGCTGTGGAGTCGTGCCGTAGGGCGCGACTCGAGTGGTCCAACTGGGCGTGGGAAGATCGCGCCGCGGTCTTTCTGAAAGCGGCCGAGCTCCTGGCGACAACGTGGCGCTCGACGCTCAACGCCGCAACGATGCTCGGCCAATCGAAGACGGTGTTTCAAGCCGAGATCGATGCCGCGTGTGAGCTGATCGACTTCTGGCGCTACAACCCGCACTACGCGCAGGAGCTCTACGCCGAACAGCCGTTGTCGACGCCGACGATGTGGAACCAGCTCGACTATCGCGGCCTCGAGGGATTTGTCTACGCAGTGACGCCGTTCAACTTCACGTCGATCGGCGGTAACCTGCCGACGGCGCCGGCGCTGATGGGGAACACCGTCGTGTGGAAGCCGGCGTCGTCCGCGATGCTGTCCGCGTATTACATCATGAAGCTGCTCGAGGCCGCGGGCCTGCCGCCGGGTGTGATCAACTTCGTACCTGGCGATGCGGCGGCGATTTCCGATGTGACGTTAGGCAGCCGCGACCTCGCCGGCGTGCACTTCACCGGGAGCACCGCCGTCTTCAACAGCATGTGGAAGACGATCGGCGCGAACATGTCTCGTTATGCATCCTATCCGCGGATCGTCGGCGAGACCGGTGGTAAGGATTTCATCGTCGCGCATCCGTCGGCCGACCCGCAGGCGCTCGCCGTCGCGATCGCGCGTGGCGGGTTCGAGTACCAGGGACAGAAGTGTTCGGCGGCGAGCCGCGTGTACGTGCCGCGCTCGCTGTGGAAGGAAGTGCGCGATCGCACCGTTGCCATGGTCGAGGAGATGCGGATGGGTGACGTCACCGATTTCCGCACGTTCATCGGCGCGGTGATCGATCAGAAGGCACACCGGAAAATTGCCGAATACATCGCCGATGCGAAGAAAAACGCGACGGTCGTCACCGGTGGTAAGACGGAAGACAAGGAGGGGTATTTCATTCAGCCGACGTTGATCGAGACCGAGGATCCGGGATATCGGCTCCTCTGCGAGGAGATCTTCGGCCCCGTCGTAACGGCGCACGTGTACGACGATGCGCGATGGCAGGAGACGCTGGAGATCGTCGACAGGACGTCGCCGTACGCGCTCACGGGCGCCGTCTTCGCGACCGATCGCGGCGCAATTCGTGAGGCGATGATGGCGCTGCGTAATGCCGCGGGCAACTTCTACGTGAACGACAAGCCGACGGGCGCAGTGGTGGGCCAACAGCCGTTCGGTGGCGCGCGTGGCTCGGGAACCAACGACAAGGCGGGTTCGAAGCTCAACCTGGTGAGGTGGGTGAGCCCGCGGGCGATCAAGGAAACGTTCTCGCCGCCGACGGAGTATCGGTACCCGTACATGAGCGAAGAGTGA
- a CDS encoding response regulator has translation MKALVADDDATTCALMCAVLQELGHESEAVGDGNAAWTRFQEARPPLVVLDIIMPGLDGIEVCRRIRQLDEKHETFVLVLTGRDQPGDLVAVLDAGADDYVAKPASAEHLRARLVIAERRSAQDVARRKAEAELAIARWRAGIGETAIALQHEINNPLAALLGHAELLLMEFNDRGEKNEQALIILEQAKRIGDVVKRIARLRNPQSVEYVEGSRMLDLSKPEEKGD, from the coding sequence ATGAAAGCACTCGTTGCCGACGACGATGCGACGACTTGCGCGCTCATGTGCGCCGTGCTGCAGGAGCTTGGTCACGAGTCGGAGGCGGTGGGCGACGGCAACGCAGCGTGGACGCGTTTTCAGGAAGCGCGTCCGCCACTCGTGGTGCTCGACATCATCATGCCGGGTCTCGACGGGATCGAGGTGTGCCGCCGCATTCGCCAGCTCGACGAGAAGCACGAGACGTTCGTTCTCGTGCTCACGGGGCGCGACCAGCCGGGCGATCTGGTCGCGGTGCTCGACGCGGGCGCCGACGACTACGTCGCGAAGCCGGCATCCGCAGAGCATCTGCGCGCGCGGCTCGTGATCGCCGAGCGCCGGAGCGCACAGGACGTGGCGCGTCGTAAGGCGGAAGCGGAGCTCGCGATCGCCCGCTGGCGGGCCGGCATCGGCGAGACGGCGATCGCGCTCCAGCACGAAATCAACAATCCCCTCGCCGCGCTTCTCGGGCACGCCGAGCTCCTCCTCATGGAGTTCAACGATCGCGGGGAGAAGAATGAGCAAGCGCTCATCATCCTCGAGCAAGCGAAGCGCATCGGGGACGTCGTGAAGCGCATCGCGCGCCTGCGCAATCCGCAGAGCGTGGAGTACGTCGAAGGCTCCCGCATGCTCGATCTATCGAAGCCCGAGGAGAAGGGAGATTAG